The following proteins are encoded in a genomic region of Brachypodium distachyon strain Bd21 chromosome 1, Brachypodium_distachyon_v3.0, whole genome shotgun sequence:
- the LOC100839247 gene encoding protein PELPK1, protein MFLHRNRTDPKGHYEANHLKRNQQPAMASATSFSLAVILACMLLASSTCQGARHLADTTPAAAPPAAAVIPPGIPAVPTLPTVPAVTMPPMPAVPAVTVPSVPQVTLPPMPKVTMPPMPAVVVPKVTMAPMPAMVVPKVTMPPMPAIVVPKVTMAPMPAIVVPKVAMAPMPAIPSVNVPMPFLAPPPSA, encoded by the coding sequence ATGTTCTTGCATCGCAACAGAACAGATCCAAAGGGACATTACGAAGCAAACCATCTCAAAAGAAACCAGCAGCCAGCCATGGCTTCCGCCACGAGCTTCTCCCTGGCCGTGATTCTGGCGTGCATGCTCCTCGCCAGCAGCACATGCCAAGGCGCGCGCCACTTGGCTGACACGACTCCGGCGGCCGCTcctcccgctgccgccgtcatCCCCCCTGGCATTCCGGCCGTGCCGACATTGCCCACGGTGCCAGCGGTGACCATGCCACCCATGCCGGCCGTGCCCGCGGTCACCGTGCCATCCGTGCCGCAGGTGACCCTGCCGCCCATGCCCAAGGTTACGATGCCGCCGATGCCCGCCGTCGTCGTGCCCAAGGTGACCATGGCGCCGATGCCCGCCATGGTTGTGCCCAAGGTGACGATGCCGCCGATGCCAGCCATCGTCGTGCCCAAGGTGACCATGGCGCCGATGCCTGCCATTGTCGTGCCCAAGGTGGCCATGGCGCCGATGCCTGCCATCCCGAGCGTGAACGTGCCCATGCCGTTCCTGGCGCCGCCCCCGTCAGCATAG
- the LOC100831583 gene encoding transcription factor PIF5 isoform X1, with the protein MDSNARSAASQKKPIVMDTTDLVELLWHNGGVVAHSQRPAAPNPSAAAAADHGGQSTSGLTGEETAAWFPDAALEDDDMYAQLWHSVTTAPDGGGLPAGPSSRPPPGDLAHQTAAAARPPMSSSWTGDLCSTFCGSNQGPVVPAGGGEGSAALPSEGTRGTSTRDGAGTFTGTSSSGGSGSNFGASGLPSESTHGGHKRKGRGRDDSDSRSEDAEFEATEETKSSRRHGSKRRSRAAEVHNQSERRRRDRINEKMRSLQELIPHCNKADKASILDEAIEYLKSLQMQLQIMWMTTGMAPMMFPGAHQFMPPMAMGMNSACMPAAQGLNQMSRVPFINHSLPNHIPMNSSPAMNPMYVANQMQNIHLREASNHFQVAPQVTGPYAYASQVAQQNQIPEVPDSTVVPTSGAGQPPTSDGI; encoded by the exons ATGGACAGCAATGCGAGATCGGCGGCGAGTCAGAAGAAGCCCATCGT CATGGACACCACCGACCTCGTCGAGCTGCTCTGGCACAACGGGGGCGTCGTCGCGCACTCCCAGAGACCGGCGGCGCCGaacccctccgccgccgccgccgccgaccacggGGGCCAGAGCACCAGCGGGCTCACCGGGGAGGAGACCGCCGCATGGTTCCCGGACGCCGCCCTCGAGGACGACGACATGTATGCGCAGCTCTGGCACAGCGTCACGACTgccccggacggcggcgggctcccGGCGGGGCCTAGCTCTCGCCCCCCGCCGGGGGACTTGGCGCaccagacggcggcggcggcgaggccgccgATGAGCTCGAGCTGGACCGGCGACCTCTGCTCGACCTTCTGCGGCAGCAACCAGGGCCCCGTGGTGCCGGCGGGGGGCGGGGAGGGGAGCGCGGCATTGCCGTCCGAGGGGACGCGCGGGACGAGCACGCGCGATGGCGCCGGCACTTTTAccggcacctcctcctccggtggATCCGGGAGCAACTTCGGGGCCTCCGGCTTGCCGAGCGAGAGCACCCATGGTGGTCAcaagaggaaggggaggggcAGAGACGACTCGGATAGCCGCAGTGAG GATGCCGAGTTTGAGGCGACTGAGGAGACCAAGTCGTCGAGGCGGCATGGGTCCAAGCGGAGGAGTAGGGCAGCTGAAGTTCATAACCAGTCAGAGAGG AGAAGGAGGGACCGGATCAACGAAAAGATGCGCTCACTACAAGAACTCATACCCCATTGCAACAAG GCCGATAAAGCATCGATATTAGATGAGGCAATTGAGTACTTGAAGTCCCTCCAAATGCAACTTCAG ATTATGTGGATGACTACCGGAATGGCACCAATGATGTTTCCTGGTGCTCACCAATTCATGCCACCAATGGCTATGGGCATGaattctgcatgcatgcctgcgGCACAGGGTCTAAATCAGATGTCAAGAGTGCCATTCATCAACCATTCCTTGCCAAATCACATCCCTATGAATTCATCTCCAGCAATGAACCCTATGTATGTTGCAAACCAGATGCAAAACATTCATCTGAGGGAGGCAAGTAATCACTTCCAAGTGGCGCCTCAG GTAACAGGGCCATATGCTTATGCGTCACAAGTAGCACAACAAAACCAGATCCCGGAAGTACCAGATAGTACTGTTGTGCCAACTTCTGGGGCCGGACAACCACCTACCTCTGATGGAATTTAG
- the LOC104581960 gene encoding uncharacterized protein LOC104581960, whose product MEGGSSGDDDSRGDPMEGGSSGDDSRGDPMEGVSSGDDLAGAGAGAGGAGGEDSMDQGSTDDDYASTGGGGGSMDQGSSDGPSGDGEDPMVFDHDSDDNGSGPLVPIGSSDDGYSAEERRHQHYLASNGSSTADGRVSPPLSSGSNNGGPASGDPNQAPPANGVVIHDDDEDEDTFVDITGHVDIAAIVSELRQEAASEDGSSSSSSEGGSSDSSEDESSDDDTGPPAPSPSEG is encoded by the coding sequence ATGGAGGGAGGCTCGAGCGGCGACGACGACTCCCGCGGTGACCCGATGGAGGGAGGCTCGAGCGGCGACGACTCCCGCGGTGATCCGATGGAGGGAGTCTCGAGCGGCGACGACCTCGCtggggcaggggcaggggcagggggTGCCGGCGGTGAGGACTCGATGGATCAGGGCTCGACCGACGACGACTACGCttccaccggcggcggcgggggttcCATGGATCAGGGCTCGAGCGACGGCCCCTCGGGCGACGGGGAGGATCCGATGGTGTTCGACCATGACTCCGACGACAACGGCAGCGGCCCGCTCGTACCCATCGGCTCGAGCGACGACGGCTACTCTGCCGAGGAGCGTCGTCATCAGCACTACCTCGCCTCCAATGGCTCCTCTACCGCGGACGGCCGCGTGTCTCCTCCTCTGTCCTCCGGCTCGAACAACGGAGGACCCGCCTCCGGAGACCCTAATCAAGCCCCTCCCGCCAATGGCGTCGTCATCcacgacgatgacgaggacgaggacacCTTCGTCGATATCACAGGCCATGTCGACATCGCAGCCATCGTCAGCGAGTTGAGGCAGGAGGCGGCCAGCGAAGACGGCTCTTCGAGTTCTTCCAGTGAAGGCGGCTCGTCGGATTCCTCCGAGGACGAGTCCTCCGATGACGACACAGGCCCTCCTGCTCCTTCTCCCAGTGAAGGCTGA
- the LOC100841675 gene encoding actin-related protein 7, translated as MEAVVVDAGSKLLKAGIALPDQAPALVMPSKMKTEVEDSQLADGAVVEEVVQPVVRGFVKDWDAMEDLLHYVLYRNIGWEMGDEGQILFTEPLFTPKALREQLAQLMFEKFNVSGFYDSEQAVLSLYAVGRISGCTVDIGHGKIDIAPVCEGAVQHVASKRFEIGGTDLTNLFAQELKNSNPSVNIDISDVERLKEQYACCTEDQLAFEAIESSCDPEKHTLPDGQVITIEKERFIVGEALFQPRILGLEDYGVVHQLVSSVSNVASEYHKQLLENTMLCGGTASMTGFEDRFQREANLSASAIRPTLVKPPEYMPENLGRHSAWLGGAILAKVVFPQNQHVTKGDYDETGPSIVHKKCF; from the exons atggaggcggtgGTCGTCGACGCGGGCTCCAAGCTGCTCAAGGCGGGCATCGCGCTGCCCGACCAGGCCCCAGCTCTG GTGATGCCCTCCAAGATGAAGACGGAGGTCGAGGACAGCCAGCTGGCCGACGGCGCtgtggtggaggaggtggtgcagCCGGTGGTGCGCGGCTTCGTCAAGGACTGGGACGCCATGGAGGACCTGCTCCACTACGTCCTCTATAGGAACATCGGGTGGGAGATGGGGGACGAGGGCCAGATCCTCTTTACCGAGCCGCTCTTCACGCCCAAG GCTCTCAGGGAGCAGTTGGCGCAACTTATGTTTGAAAAATTCAACGTCTCAGGCTTTTATGACTCTGAACAGGCTGTGTTGTCACTTTATGCTGTTGGCCGCATTTCAGGCTGTACAGTTGACATTGGGCATGGCAAAATAG ATATTGCTCCAGTTTGTGAAGGTGCTGTTCAACATGTAGCGTCAAAGAGATTTGAGATTGGAGGAACCGACTTGACAAACCTATTTGCGCAAGAACTAAAAAACTCCAACCCATCAGTAAACATTGATATTTCTGATGTTGAGAGGTTGAAAGAACAGTATGCATGCTGCACAGAAGATCAGTTAGCCTTTGAAGCTATAGAAAGCTCATGCGACCCAGAGAAGCACACTCTTCCAGATGGGCAG GTTATAACAATTGAAAAGGAGCGCTTTATCGTCGGTGAAGCTTTGTTTCAACCAAGAATTTTGGGCTTGGAAGATTATGGCGTTGTTCACCAGCTAGTTAGTAGTGTTTCAAATGTTGCATCGGAGTACCATAAGCAACTACTTGAAAACACTATGTTATGCGGTGGCACTGCATCCATGACTG gctttgaaGACAGGTTTCAGCGAGAAGCGAATTTGTCTGCTTCGGCAATCCGCCCAACTCTCGTGAAG CCCCCAGAATACATGCCTGAGAATCTAGGGAGGCACTCGGCCTGGCTGGGCGGCGCGATCCTGGCCAAGGTGGTCTTCCCCCAGAACCAGCACGTCACCAAGGGCGACTACGACGAGACGGGCCCATCCATCGTCCACAAGAAGTGCTTCTGA
- the LOC100829645 gene encoding pentatricopeptide repeat-containing protein At5g14080: protein MLARAAELDTVGFGVFVKNVGRRDGFDEALRLVETVHHRGDWINKSVVAAMVVDGLCREGRIEDAWRALEDMRLRGWKPDFIAYRIVSERYREAGRVEEEGKILKQKRKLGVAPRKVDYREFLLALLSDRQISEAKEMGEAIVLGDFPIDDDVLNVLICSVSEIDADAAIMFCKFMIEKDRLPSTEMLVQLCENLCKNRKGDEMWEIFRVLLDRGYCTSEREYHLVVSFLGKAGKVREAYSVLKEIKGKRLDPGISSYNSLMVALCRNDLLRPAKKLWDEMFTSGCSPNLQTYNILITKFAEIGESQEVQQLFDHMLLKGVAPDGATYTSVITVMCQEKKYKQAEEIFNKSVVQDPELASSVLTVFILALCKQGSFKTALSVMSGVPSNIESSNSHVILLKCLTDVEEIEMAFEHIKWIMGHCSSTFHSIMNELMASLSTSASLQPVTKLVHYLHSQGLADEVGPWMKLVEDVYT, encoded by the exons ATGCTAGCGAGGGCCGCCGAGCTGGACACGGTCGGGTTCGGGGTGTTTGTCAAGAATGTGGGCAGGAGGGACGGGTTCGACGAGGCCCTGCGGCTGGTGGAGACGGTGCACCATCGGGGGGACTGGATCAACAAGTCTGTTGTTGCAGCGATGGTTGTAGATGGTTTGTGTCGGGAGGGAAGGATTGAGGATGCTTGGCGGGCCTTGGAAGATATGAGGTTACGTGGATGGAAACCGGATTTCATAGCTTACAGGATTGTGTCTGAGAGGTATAGGGAAGCAGGGAGggtagaggaggaagggaaaaTCTTGAAACAGAAGAGGAAGCTCGGTGTTGCGCCGAGGAAGGTGGACTATAGAGAGTTTTTGCTTGCATTGCTGTCTGACAGGCAGATTTCTGAGGCAAAGGAGATGGGTGAGGCGATTGTATTAGGCGATTTCCCAATTGATGATGATGTGTTGAATGTTTTGATTTGTTCAGTTTCTGAGATTGATGCTGATGCTGCCATTATGTTCTGCAAGTTCATGATAGAAAAGGACAGATTGCCAAGCACTGAGATGCTTGTTCAGCTTTGCGAGAACCTTTGCAAGAATAGGAAGGGCGATGAGATGTGGGAAATTTTTAGGGTGCTTTTGGATAGGGGCTATTGCACGAGCGAGCGTGAGTACCATTTGGTGGTGTCATTTTTGGGCAAGGCAGGGAAGGTGAGAGAGGCATATAGTGTGCTGAAGGAGATAAAAGGAAAGAGGCTAGATCCTGGCATTTCATCATACAATTCTCTCATGGTAGCACTTTGTAGAAATGACCTTCTTAGGCCTGCTAAGAAGTTGTGGGATGAGATGTTCACTAGTGGGTGCAGTCCAAATCTGCAGACTTACAATATACTTATAACAAAATTTGCAGAAATTGGCGAAAGTCAAGAAGTGCAGCAGCTGTTTGATCACATGCTCCTGAAAGGAGTGGCCCCAGATGGTGCAACATACACATCAGTCATCACTGTGATgtgccaagaaaaaaaatataaacagGCTGAGGAGATTTTTAACAAATCTGTGGTGCAGGATCCCGAACTAGCTAGTTCAGTGTTAACTGTGTTTATCCTTGCACTCTGTAAACAAG GTAGCTTCAAAACAGCATTGAGTGTTATGTCCGGTGTTCCCTCCAATATTGAGAGCTCGAATTCACATGTCATTTTGTTGAAGTGCCTAACAGATGTTGAGGAAATAGAAATGGCATTTGAACACATAAAATGGATTATGGGACACTGCAGCTCTACATTTCATAGTATAATGAACGAGCTCATGGCTTCTCTTTCCACTTCGGCTAGTCTGCAGCCTGTCACAAAGTTGGTTCATTATTTGCATTCTCAGGGGCTTGCTGATGAAGTTGGCCCATGGATGAAGTTGGTAGAGGATGTTTATACTTGA
- the LOC100831583 gene encoding transcription factor PIF5 isoform X2: MDTTDLVELLWHNGGVVAHSQRPAAPNPSAAAAADHGGQSTSGLTGEETAAWFPDAALEDDDMYAQLWHSVTTAPDGGGLPAGPSSRPPPGDLAHQTAAAARPPMSSSWTGDLCSTFCGSNQGPVVPAGGGEGSAALPSEGTRGTSTRDGAGTFTGTSSSGGSGSNFGASGLPSESTHGGHKRKGRGRDDSDSRSEDAEFEATEETKSSRRHGSKRRSRAAEVHNQSERRRRDRINEKMRSLQELIPHCNKADKASILDEAIEYLKSLQMQLQIMWMTTGMAPMMFPGAHQFMPPMAMGMNSACMPAAQGLNQMSRVPFINHSLPNHIPMNSSPAMNPMYVANQMQNIHLREASNHFQVAPQVTGPYAYASQVAQQNQIPEVPDSTVVPTSGAGQPPTSDGI, from the exons ATGGACACCACCGACCTCGTCGAGCTGCTCTGGCACAACGGGGGCGTCGTCGCGCACTCCCAGAGACCGGCGGCGCCGaacccctccgccgccgccgccgccgaccacggGGGCCAGAGCACCAGCGGGCTCACCGGGGAGGAGACCGCCGCATGGTTCCCGGACGCCGCCCTCGAGGACGACGACATGTATGCGCAGCTCTGGCACAGCGTCACGACTgccccggacggcggcgggctcccGGCGGGGCCTAGCTCTCGCCCCCCGCCGGGGGACTTGGCGCaccagacggcggcggcggcgaggccgccgATGAGCTCGAGCTGGACCGGCGACCTCTGCTCGACCTTCTGCGGCAGCAACCAGGGCCCCGTGGTGCCGGCGGGGGGCGGGGAGGGGAGCGCGGCATTGCCGTCCGAGGGGACGCGCGGGACGAGCACGCGCGATGGCGCCGGCACTTTTAccggcacctcctcctccggtggATCCGGGAGCAACTTCGGGGCCTCCGGCTTGCCGAGCGAGAGCACCCATGGTGGTCAcaagaggaaggggaggggcAGAGACGACTCGGATAGCCGCAGTGAG GATGCCGAGTTTGAGGCGACTGAGGAGACCAAGTCGTCGAGGCGGCATGGGTCCAAGCGGAGGAGTAGGGCAGCTGAAGTTCATAACCAGTCAGAGAGG AGAAGGAGGGACCGGATCAACGAAAAGATGCGCTCACTACAAGAACTCATACCCCATTGCAACAAG GCCGATAAAGCATCGATATTAGATGAGGCAATTGAGTACTTGAAGTCCCTCCAAATGCAACTTCAG ATTATGTGGATGACTACCGGAATGGCACCAATGATGTTTCCTGGTGCTCACCAATTCATGCCACCAATGGCTATGGGCATGaattctgcatgcatgcctgcgGCACAGGGTCTAAATCAGATGTCAAGAGTGCCATTCATCAACCATTCCTTGCCAAATCACATCCCTATGAATTCATCTCCAGCAATGAACCCTATGTATGTTGCAAACCAGATGCAAAACATTCATCTGAGGGAGGCAAGTAATCACTTCCAAGTGGCGCCTCAG GTAACAGGGCCATATGCTTATGCGTCACAAGTAGCACAACAAAACCAGATCCCGGAAGTACCAGATAGTACTGTTGTGCCAACTTCTGGGGCCGGACAACCACCTACCTCTGATGGAATTTAG
- the LOC104581829 gene encoding uncharacterized protein LOC104581829 isoform X2, giving the protein MSRTLPPPPPRNSQRGDRHDDKKRRLRRGHIGHSSNRSQLDEDLESMFSSLTIDNIPAEANSDCGMDRKRKSYKDQAGVENMISSLAIQEAAVTNSVYRGQRKKFSDLILDDRKILAKGNSDCNDPGSRSLRSKEFIEGINDLLLRHQGSGVRYFAVHFDLNSTHAVYLDKWVQFASKSDAKYVTLHLCENGISCSRHSVTASRYNFPLHCFGDGRGSLLRKLSLTNCIFSTPVHSSGFSSLVQLSLRRVTTADSDIQNIFSCFPVLRDLKLQCCEDLVNIRISHETLLELHISCCQKLKSINIHSISLDIFEYDGHQVQIKYESTPSMRRIAIKFVDRNCSLPDDLLAMERLKKVTLWFLSPSEEPSFILHAKTFTVLQLVSLSILPSWNNVLAVAYLVKATPSVKRLHLEACSGEHHYLDNVQVDWPEHISLKKLRTILVGGFAAQAPLVELLAYLSRVATRLKLLEISPHHHRYKDSGRCVSEDVGVEAAWDHARNAARATIGLKLQSTVKFVVK; this is encoded by the exons ATGAGCCGCACattaccgccgccgccgccgcggaacTCGCAAAGAG GTGATCGTCATGATGATAAGAAGAGGAGATTACGCAGAGGGCACATTGGACATTCCAGCAACAGGTCGCAGCTGGATGAAGATCTGGAGAGCATGTTCTCATCGTTAACGATTGACAACATCCCAGCTGAAGCCAATTCAG ATTGTGGCATGGATAGGAAGAGGAAATCATACAAAGACCAAGCTGGAGTGGAAAACATGATATCGTCACTCGCAATCCAAGAGGCTGCAGTGACCAATTCTGTTTACAGAGGacagagaaaaaaattctCTGATCTTATACTCGACGACCGCAAGATCCTTGCTAAGGGCAATTCAGATTGCAACGACCCCGGCTCGAGGAGTTTAAGATCTAAGGAATTCATTGAAGGAATAAATGACTTGTTGCTGCGCCATCAGGGAAGTGGTGTTCGATATTTTGCGGTCCATTTTGATCTGAACTCCACTCATGCTGTCTACCTTGACAAATGGGTACAGTTTGCCTCAAAGTCAGATGCAAAATATGTGACACTTCACTTGTGTGAAAATGGGATTTCTTGTTCACGGCATTCAGTGACTGCAAGTCGTTATAACTTCCCTTTGCATTGTTTTGGCGATGGACGAGGATCCTTACTGCGGAAGTTAAGCCTGACAAATTGCATATTCAGTACACCGGTGCATTCCAGTGGCTTTTCTTCTCTTGTACAACTTTCGCTAAGGCGCGTCACTACAGCTGATTCTGACATCCAAAACATTTTCTCTTGCTTCCCTGTTCTCCGTGATTTAAAATTGCAATGTTGTGAGGATTTGGTTAATATAAGGATTTCCCATGAAACGTTGTTAGAGTTGCATATATCTTGTTGCCAGAAATTGAAGAGTATCAATATCCATTCCATAAGCCTAGACATATTTGAGTATGATGGACATCAGGTACAGATCAAATATGAGAGTACTCCCAGTATGAGGAGGATAGCAATTAAATTCGTGGACAGAAATTGTTCCCTTCCTGATGATTTACTTGCCATGGAAAGACTCAAGAAAGTCACCTTGTGGTTTCTTTCACCGTCAGAG GAGCCTAGTTTTATACTACATGCGAAGACGTTCACTGTATTGCAGTTGGTCAGCTTGTCTATTTTGCCATCTTGGAATAATGTTCTTGCGGTAGCTTATCTCGTTAAAGCTACTCCTTCTGTTAAAAGGCTGCATCTAGAA GCTTGCAGCGGAGAACACCATTATCTGGACAATGTCCAAGTTGATTGGCCTGAGCATATCTCTCTCAAGAAGCTCCGTACCATTCTGGTAGGAGGTTTCGCTGCCCAAGCCCCGCTGGTCGAGCTTTTGGCGTATCTGTCACGTGTCGCCACTCGCCTGAAGCTTCTCGAAATCAGTCCACATCACCATCGTTACAAAGATTCGGGTAGATGTGTGAGTGAGGATGTTGGCGTTGAGGCGGCATGGGATCATGCGAGGAATGCTGCAAGGGCGACCATCGGCCTTAAGCTACAGTCGACCGTGAAGTTCGTCGTCAAATGA
- the LOC104581829 gene encoding uncharacterized protein LOC104581829 isoform X1 gives MSRTLPPPPPRNSQRGDRHDDKKRRLRRGHIGHSSNRSQLDEDLESMFSSLTIDNIPAEANSGDCGMDRKRKSYKDQAGVENMISSLAIQEAAVTNSVYRGQRKKFSDLILDDRKILAKGNSDCNDPGSRSLRSKEFIEGINDLLLRHQGSGVRYFAVHFDLNSTHAVYLDKWVQFASKSDAKYVTLHLCENGISCSRHSVTASRYNFPLHCFGDGRGSLLRKLSLTNCIFSTPVHSSGFSSLVQLSLRRVTTADSDIQNIFSCFPVLRDLKLQCCEDLVNIRISHETLLELHISCCQKLKSINIHSISLDIFEYDGHQVQIKYESTPSMRRIAIKFVDRNCSLPDDLLAMERLKKVTLWFLSPSEEPSFILHAKTFTVLQLVSLSILPSWNNVLAVAYLVKATPSVKRLHLEACSGEHHYLDNVQVDWPEHISLKKLRTILVGGFAAQAPLVELLAYLSRVATRLKLLEISPHHHRYKDSGRCVSEDVGVEAAWDHARNAARATIGLKLQSTVKFVVK, from the exons ATGAGCCGCACattaccgccgccgccgccgcggaacTCGCAAAGAG GTGATCGTCATGATGATAAGAAGAGGAGATTACGCAGAGGGCACATTGGACATTCCAGCAACAGGTCGCAGCTGGATGAAGATCTGGAGAGCATGTTCTCATCGTTAACGATTGACAACATCCCAGCTGAAGCCAATTCAG gaGATTGTGGCATGGATAGGAAGAGGAAATCATACAAAGACCAAGCTGGAGTGGAAAACATGATATCGTCACTCGCAATCCAAGAGGCTGCAGTGACCAATTCTGTTTACAGAGGacagagaaaaaaattctCTGATCTTATACTCGACGACCGCAAGATCCTTGCTAAGGGCAATTCAGATTGCAACGACCCCGGCTCGAGGAGTTTAAGATCTAAGGAATTCATTGAAGGAATAAATGACTTGTTGCTGCGCCATCAGGGAAGTGGTGTTCGATATTTTGCGGTCCATTTTGATCTGAACTCCACTCATGCTGTCTACCTTGACAAATGGGTACAGTTTGCCTCAAAGTCAGATGCAAAATATGTGACACTTCACTTGTGTGAAAATGGGATTTCTTGTTCACGGCATTCAGTGACTGCAAGTCGTTATAACTTCCCTTTGCATTGTTTTGGCGATGGACGAGGATCCTTACTGCGGAAGTTAAGCCTGACAAATTGCATATTCAGTACACCGGTGCATTCCAGTGGCTTTTCTTCTCTTGTACAACTTTCGCTAAGGCGCGTCACTACAGCTGATTCTGACATCCAAAACATTTTCTCTTGCTTCCCTGTTCTCCGTGATTTAAAATTGCAATGTTGTGAGGATTTGGTTAATATAAGGATTTCCCATGAAACGTTGTTAGAGTTGCATATATCTTGTTGCCAGAAATTGAAGAGTATCAATATCCATTCCATAAGCCTAGACATATTTGAGTATGATGGACATCAGGTACAGATCAAATATGAGAGTACTCCCAGTATGAGGAGGATAGCAATTAAATTCGTGGACAGAAATTGTTCCCTTCCTGATGATTTACTTGCCATGGAAAGACTCAAGAAAGTCACCTTGTGGTTTCTTTCACCGTCAGAG GAGCCTAGTTTTATACTACATGCGAAGACGTTCACTGTATTGCAGTTGGTCAGCTTGTCTATTTTGCCATCTTGGAATAATGTTCTTGCGGTAGCTTATCTCGTTAAAGCTACTCCTTCTGTTAAAAGGCTGCATCTAGAA GCTTGCAGCGGAGAACACCATTATCTGGACAATGTCCAAGTTGATTGGCCTGAGCATATCTCTCTCAAGAAGCTCCGTACCATTCTGGTAGGAGGTTTCGCTGCCCAAGCCCCGCTGGTCGAGCTTTTGGCGTATCTGTCACGTGTCGCCACTCGCCTGAAGCTTCTCGAAATCAGTCCACATCACCATCGTTACAAAGATTCGGGTAGATGTGTGAGTGAGGATGTTGGCGTTGAGGCGGCATGGGATCATGCGAGGAATGCTGCAAGGGCGACCATCGGCCTTAAGCTACAGTCGACCGTGAAGTTCGTCGTCAAATGA